The uncultured Paludibaculum sp. sequence ACGGTCCAGGCTTTGCGCTCCTGCATGCTGCGGGTGAGGAAGCCGAAATCGTCTTCCGTGAGCACCTGGCCGCGGCAGGTGACGATGGCGCGCTCGATGGCATTCTCGAGCTCACGGACATTGCCCGGCCATTCGTATTCCAACAGGACTTTCATGGCGCCTTCCGAGATGTCCTGAATATCCTTGTTCAACTCCGGCGAAAGGCGCTGCACCAGGTGGCGCGCCAGCAGCGGCACGTCCTCGCGGCGTTCGCGAATGGGCGGGATGCGGATCTCGATGACATTGAGGCGGTAGTAGAGATCGTCGCGGAAACGGCCCTGGCTCACCTCTTCGGCCAGGTCTTTGTTGGTGGCGGCGATGACACGCACGTCGACGCGTACTTCCTCCGAACCGCCCAGGCGGTAGAAGCGGCGTTCCTGCAGGACACGCAACAGGTCGGCCTGCAGCTTGGGTGAGATGTCGCCGATTTCGTCCAGGAAGATGGTGCCGCCGTCGGCCATCTCGAACTTGCCACGAGTGCGCGCGGCCGCCCCGGTGAAGGCGCCTTTTTCGTAGCCGAAGAGCTCGGATTCGAGCAGGGTCTCGGCCAAGGCGGCGCAGCTTACGGTGACGAACGGCTTGTCGGCGCGGTCGCCGGAGTAGTGGACGGCGCGGGCGATGAGTTCCTTCCCCGTGCCGCTCTCGCCGCGCACCAGGACGGTGCT is a genomic window containing:
- a CDS encoding sigma-54 dependent transcriptional regulator; translation: MKAVWKILVVDDEEVMCESLAAWLREDGYDVDTAPSGRRAVDAARATDYAIYFIDLKMPGGMDGIETMMEIRKLHPDAPVIIITAYATVDTAITAMKEGAQEYIVKPCNPEEISLVVARIIKVKNLQLENAILRKRLTGQYDFHDIITKNPRMLAILQLVQDVAGLRSTVLVRGESGTGKELIARAVHYSGDRADKPFVTVSCAALAETLLESELFGYEKGAFTGAAARTRGKFEMADGGTIFLDEIGDISPKLQADLLRVLQERRFYRLGGSEEVRVDVRVIAATNKDLAEEVSQGRFRDDLYYRLNVIEIRIPPIRERREDVPLLARHLVQRLSPELNKDIQDISEGAMKVLLEYEWPGNVRELENAIERAIVTCRGQVLTEDDFGFLTRSMQERKAWTVPANMTLNDLERQAVAAALQRTGGNVKEAALSLGIDRSTMYEKIKKYEIQR